In Pelmatolapia mariae isolate MD_Pm_ZW linkage group LG2, Pm_UMD_F_2, whole genome shotgun sequence, one DNA window encodes the following:
- the hdac3 gene encoding histone deacetylase 3 — MNNRTSYFYDPDVGNFHYGAGHPMKPHRLSLTHSLVLHYGLYKKMMVFKPYKASQHDMCRFHSEDYIDFLQKVSPNNMQGFTKSLNAFNVGDDCPVFPGLFEFCSRYTGASLQGATQLNHKICDIAINWAGGLHHAKKFEASGFCYVNDIVISILELLKYHPRVLYIDIDIHHGDGVQEAFYLTDRVMTVSFHKYGNYFFPGTGDMYEVGAESGRYYCLNVPLRDGIDDQSYRQLFQPVIKQVVDYYQPTCIVLQCGADSLGCDRLGCFNLSIRGHGECVEFVKSFKIPLLVLGGGGYTVRNVARCWTYETSLLLDESISDELPYSEYFEYFAPDFTLHPDVSTRIENQNSRQYLEQIRQTVFENLKMLNHAPSVQIHDVPSDMLSYERNDEPDPDERGAEENYTRPEAANEFYDGDHDNDKESDVEI, encoded by the exons ATGAACAATAGAACATCTTACTTTTACGACCCAGACGTGGGCAATTTCCACTACG gtGCTGGCCACCCGATGAAGCCTCACCGGTTGTCTCTCACTCACAGTCTGGTGTTGCACTATGGACTTTACAAGAAAATGATG GTGTTTAAGCCCTACAAAGCGTCTCAGCATGACATGTGTCGCTTCCACTCTGAAGACTACATTGACTTCCTGCAGAAGGTCAGCCCCAATAACATGCAGGGCTTCACAAAGAGTCTCAACGCGTTTAATGTGGGAGATGACTG tcCTGTGTTTCCAGGACTGTTTGAGTTCTGCTCAAGATACACGGGAGCATCCTTACAAGGGGCTACACAGCTCAACCACAAG ATCTGTGACATTGCTATAAACTGGGCCGGAGGTTTGCATCATGCCAAAAAGTTTGAG GCCTCTGGGTTTTGCTATGTCAATGACATCGTCATCAGTATACTGGAGCTCCTCAA GTACCACCCCAGGGTTCTTTACATTGACATAGACATTCACCATGGCGATGGCGTCCAGGAAGCCTTTTACCTCACAGACCGAGTCATGACCGTGTCCTTTCACAAATATGGGAACTACTTTTTCCCGGGGACAG GTGACATGTACGAGGTCGGGGCAGAGAGCGGCCGGTACTACTGCCTCAATGTTCCTCTCAGAGACGGCATCGATGACCAGA gctACAGGCAGCTGTTCCAGCCTGTTATTAAACAGGTGGTGGATTATTACCAGCCGACCTGCATCGTCCTGCAG tgTGGAGCGGACTCGCTGGGCTGTGACAGGCTGGGCTGCTTCAACCTCAGTATCCGAGGACACGG tgagtgtgtggagtttgtgAAGAGCTTTAAGATCCCTCTGCTGGTTCTGGGAGGAGGAGGATACACAGTGAGGAACGTGGCTCGCTGTTG GACCTATGAGACGTCTCTGTTGTTGGATGAATCCATCAGTGATGAGCTGCCTTACAGCG AGTATTTTGAGTACTTTGCTCCAGACTTCACGTTGCACCCTGATGTCAGCACCAGGATAGAAAACCAGAACTCCCGACAG TATTTGGAGCAAATCCGTCAGACGGTGTTTGAGAACTTGAAAATGCTGAACCACGCGCCCAGCGTTCAGATCCACGACGTCCCGTCCGACATGCTGAGCTACGAGCGCAACGACGAGCCCGACCCCGATGAGAGGGGAGCTGAGGAGAACTACACCAG GCCGGAGGCAGCAAACGAGTTCTACGATGGTGACCACGACAACGACAAAGAGAGCGACGTAGAAATTTGA